From a region of the Candidatus Eisenbacteria bacterium genome:
- a CDS encoding ATP-binding protein, which produces MTLGLAILAIAAAVSIDAVGWWGRTFPGFLVLPNRLVPVASLPGWPTQTSEALFLAEVVAVDGRAVSANGEVYADVAARPAGSPVAYTFRRDGRTWTSTIESLPFSGGDVLLLFGAFVLNGLVFGLIGIAVWLLRPDLPASRGLLAFGLTTATFMLSAAGVYGSTPGILRIHMAAEAFFPAALAHLAFVFPARRGQAWRSWAIGLGWVVSAALAVASQLVLFDLPQSLRLGNLCYLYIGLVGVVFAARMAVAYRRGSALERNKIRVVILAALPGVVFPAVLVALSGVTRGALPVNAAAFTTFLFPLGLGYATLRHDLFEIDAVVRRLVHYTILTALTTLLCLFIIALTTGLLREAATSPLLPLHFALAVVLLLMPLRDRVQRVVDRVCFRPTYNARRVLEDTSAALGSALDVEVIAAVVLARTDDALNVEAAALYLAATDGSYRVAGGQGAPWGEAAPVAPEAPIVRQLASGTVVTWYADPDAVGGAIPLGTHGAEIVVPMLFGDRLIGFLALGPRRSGKYYTADDAQFLRMLANQTALSIRHAEAYQALHALTLTLEQKVVERTAELGQANTELHDSLARLGDAYRELEQSQENLVRAEKMATLGRLAAGVAHEVSTPLGATLSSLKVARELIGEYRDAIGDTSVTPADHREIAGELDAVAQRAEQWTQKAAQFILAVKAHTRGYAAAPTSTFDVGQVVRDTEVLLRHEVQTAGCGLRVSGAASLPRLQGDPTKLGQVLTNLVSNGVDAFEDAGRTGDIEITLGVEASTIVVAVRDRGCGIALEHRARVFEEMFTTKPPGRGTGLGLAIVRDLVMNHFGGTVEFDSVPGEGTTFTLRLPAVSAEADAGIRRPAA; this is translated from the coding sequence ATGACCCTCGGGCTCGCGATCCTCGCCATCGCCGCCGCCGTGTCGATCGACGCCGTCGGCTGGTGGGGTCGGACGTTCCCCGGCTTCCTCGTCCTGCCGAACCGGCTGGTGCCGGTGGCGTCGCTTCCCGGATGGCCCACGCAGACGTCCGAGGCGCTCTTCCTGGCCGAGGTCGTCGCCGTCGACGGGCGCGCCGTGTCGGCCAACGGCGAGGTCTACGCCGACGTGGCTGCGCGACCGGCGGGCTCGCCCGTCGCGTACACGTTCCGTCGCGACGGCCGGACGTGGACCAGCACGATCGAGTCGCTCCCGTTCAGCGGCGGCGACGTGCTGCTGCTCTTCGGCGCCTTCGTCCTGAACGGGCTCGTCTTCGGGTTGATCGGCATCGCCGTGTGGCTCCTGCGACCCGATCTGCCGGCGTCTCGCGGTCTGCTCGCATTCGGGCTCACGACGGCGACCTTCATGCTCTCGGCGGCGGGCGTCTACGGCTCGACGCCCGGCATCCTGCGCATCCACATGGCCGCGGAGGCGTTCTTCCCGGCCGCGCTCGCGCATCTGGCGTTCGTCTTCCCTGCTCGTCGCGGCCAGGCGTGGCGGAGCTGGGCAATCGGGCTCGGCTGGGTGGTGTCGGCGGCCCTCGCGGTCGCGTCGCAGCTCGTGCTCTTCGACCTCCCGCAATCGCTGCGGCTCGGGAACCTCTGCTACCTGTACATCGGCCTCGTGGGCGTCGTGTTCGCCGCCCGCATGGCCGTCGCCTACCGCCGCGGCTCCGCGCTCGAGCGCAACAAGATCCGGGTCGTGATCCTGGCCGCCCTGCCGGGGGTCGTGTTTCCGGCCGTGCTGGTCGCGCTCTCCGGCGTCACGCGCGGCGCCCTGCCGGTGAACGCGGCCGCGTTCACGACCTTCCTCTTCCCGCTCGGCCTCGGCTACGCGACGCTCCGCCACGACCTGTTCGAGATCGACGCGGTGGTGCGGCGCCTGGTCCACTACACGATCCTCACGGCCCTCACGACCCTCCTCTGCCTGTTCATCATCGCCCTCACGACGGGCCTGCTGCGCGAGGCGGCGACGTCGCCGCTGCTTCCGCTCCACTTCGCGCTCGCCGTCGTGCTCCTGCTGATGCCGCTACGCGACCGCGTGCAGCGCGTGGTGGACCGCGTCTGTTTCCGGCCGACGTACAACGCGCGTCGCGTCCTGGAAGACACGAGCGCGGCGCTCGGCTCGGCGCTCGACGTCGAGGTGATCGCCGCGGTCGTGCTCGCGCGCACCGACGACGCCTTGAACGTCGAAGCCGCCGCCCTCTACCTCGCCGCCACCGACGGGAGCTATCGCGTCGCCGGCGGGCAGGGCGCACCGTGGGGCGAGGCGGCACCGGTCGCCCCCGAGGCGCCGATCGTGCGGCAGCTCGCGTCCGGCACCGTCGTGACCTGGTATGCCGATCCGGACGCCGTCGGCGGCGCGATTCCGCTCGGGACGCACGGTGCCGAGATCGTCGTCCCGATGCTGTTCGGGGACCGGCTGATCGGCTTCCTCGCCCTCGGCCCGCGGCGCTCGGGGAAGTACTACACCGCCGACGACGCGCAGTTCCTGCGCATGCTCGCGAACCAGACCGCGCTCTCGATCCGGCACGCCGAGGCGTACCAGGCGCTGCACGCGCTGACGCTGACGCTGGAGCAGAAGGTGGTCGAGCGAACCGCGGAGCTGGGACAGGCGAACACCGAGCTGCACGACTCGCTCGCGCGTCTCGGCGACGCCTACCGCGAGCTCGAGCAGAGCCAGGAGAACCTCGTGCGGGCGGAGAAGATGGCGACCCTCGGCCGCCTCGCCGCCGGCGTCGCGCACGAGGTCAGCACGCCGCTCGGCGCGACGCTGTCGAGCCTCAAGGTGGCGCGCGAGCTCATCGGCGAATATCGCGACGCGATCGGCGACACCTCGGTCACGCCGGCGGACCACCGCGAGATCGCGGGCGAGCTCGACGCCGTCGCGCAACGTGCGGAGCAATGGACGCAGAAGGCGGCGCAGTTCATCCTGGCCGTGAAGGCCCACACGCGCGGCTACGCCGCGGCCCCGACGTCGACGTTCGACGTCGGACAGGTGGTGCGCGACACCGAGGTTCTGCTGCGCCACGAGGTCCAGACCGCGGGCTGCGGCCTGCGCGTGTCGGGGGCGGCGAGCCTGCCACGCCTCCAGGGTGATCCGACCAAGCTCGGACAGGTGCTGACGAACCTCGTCAGCAACGGCGTCGACGCCTTCGAGGACGCGGGCCGGACGGGCGACATCGAGATCACGCTGGGCGTGGAAGCGAGCACGATCGTCGTCGCGGTGCGCGACCGTGGCTGTGGCATCGCACTCGAGCATCGCGCGCGCGTCTTCGAAGAGATGTTCACGACCAAGCCGCCCGGTCGCGGCACGGGTCTCGGGCTCGCCATCGTGCGCGACCTCGTGATGAACCACTTCGGCGGGACGGTCGAATTCGACTCCGTGCCCGGCGAGGGGACGACGTTCACGCTGCGCCTGCCGGCCGTGAGCGCCGAGGCGGACGCGGGCATCCGCCGCCCTGCGGCGTAG
- the lnt gene encoding apolipoprotein N-acyltransferase, which produces MRATPIVAAVAGGVLYFLGYIGWGVWPCIFVFLVPLWCGLDAVAHEGLGRTLVLGLVFGLAAYAGGFSWLWYLVDAFLEGSRTAGAALWLAYGLWFAAGFAVYAAAFRAIRRRGWSVATAGVPSLVVLEWLQPALFPVNAGTALMPVPLFVQTADLGGPLLLTALAGGANVACFETWAWWRGRRSRPLGTWLAAVATAFAVFGYGVVRTADVERAAAAAPAFTVGLVQPNLGVMEKRTQSVRTHEAHVILTRELLAAGPVDLVVWPETAYVRGLRRPLPLSGRPVLQDLAVPLLFGGSSVREEDGRRLATNSALLVGADGMIRDVYDKNLLIPFAEYVPMAGLVPGLARLFPHVQAFDASTDTPALHLGSWRLATPICYEVARPDFVRRMVRTSRPHVLVALANDAWFGDSQEPWIHLALARLRAVEHRRFLVRATNSGVSAIVDPNGRTVARTDLLARATLRGTVRVLEGETVYARWGDWVGWVSLAFVVLAFAVRR; this is translated from the coding sequence ATGCGCGCCACGCCGATCGTCGCCGCCGTCGCGGGTGGCGTTCTCTACTTCCTCGGCTACATCGGCTGGGGCGTCTGGCCCTGTATCTTCGTCTTCCTCGTGCCGCTGTGGTGCGGGCTCGACGCCGTCGCGCACGAGGGCCTCGGCCGCACGCTCGTCCTCGGCCTCGTCTTCGGGCTCGCGGCGTACGCGGGCGGCTTCTCGTGGCTATGGTACCTCGTCGACGCCTTCCTCGAAGGCAGCCGCACGGCCGGCGCGGCGCTCTGGCTCGCGTACGGCCTCTGGTTCGCGGCCGGCTTCGCCGTCTACGCGGCCGCGTTCCGCGCGATCCGCCGGCGCGGGTGGTCGGTCGCGACGGCCGGCGTGCCGTCGCTCGTCGTGCTCGAGTGGCTGCAACCGGCGCTCTTTCCGGTGAACGCGGGCACCGCGCTGATGCCCGTGCCGCTCTTCGTCCAGACCGCCGACCTCGGGGGGCCGCTTCTCCTGACGGCGCTCGCGGGCGGCGCGAACGTGGCGTGCTTCGAGACCTGGGCCTGGTGGCGCGGGCGCCGGTCCCGGCCGCTCGGCACGTGGCTCGCCGCCGTCGCGACCGCGTTCGCCGTTTTCGGCTATGGAGTCGTGCGCACCGCCGACGTCGAGCGCGCGGCGGCCGCGGCACCCGCCTTCACCGTCGGGCTCGTCCAGCCGAACCTCGGCGTCATGGAGAAGCGCACGCAGAGCGTGCGCACGCACGAGGCCCACGTGATCCTCACGCGCGAGCTGCTCGCGGCGGGTCCGGTCGATCTCGTCGTGTGGCCGGAGACGGCCTACGTGCGCGGCCTGCGGCGGCCGCTGCCGCTGTCGGGCCGTCCCGTGCTGCAGGACCTCGCCGTGCCGCTGCTCTTCGGTGGCAGCTCGGTTCGCGAGGAGGACGGGCGGCGGCTCGCGACCAACTCGGCCCTGCTCGTCGGCGCCGACGGGATGATCCGCGACGTCTACGACAAGAACCTCTTGATCCCGTTCGCGGAGTACGTGCCGATGGCGGGGCTCGTGCCCGGCCTCGCGCGCCTCTTCCCGCACGTGCAGGCGTTCGACGCATCGACCGACACGCCCGCGCTCCACCTGGGATCGTGGCGGCTCGCGACGCCGATCTGCTACGAGGTCGCGCGGCCGGACTTCGTCCGCCGGATGGTCCGCACGTCACGGCCGCACGTCCTGGTGGCGCTCGCGAACGACGCGTGGTTCGGCGATTCGCAGGAGCCGTGGATCCACCTGGCGCTGGCGCGCCTGCGCGCCGTCGAGCACCGGCGCTTCCTCGTGCGGGCGACGAACAGCGGCGTCAGCGCGATCGTCGATCCGAACGGCCGTACGGTGGCCCGGACCGATCTCCTCGCGCGGGCGACGTTGCGCGGCACCGTGCGGGTGCTCGAGGGCGAGACGGTCTACGCGCGCTGGGGTGACTGGGTCGGGTGGGTCTCGCTCGCGTTCGTCGTGCTGGCTTTCGCCGTGCGGAGGTGA
- a CDS encoding ankyrin repeat domain-containing protein, which yields MRSLRIRSSASVSRALLALTLAGACGGEPVAPPARTPPTTLQAPAAPHRPLGMDEPRKAQPFTIDQRLLDAVRRGDRPTLERALELGASVQAKDDLQRGCVLLATKDAGDLALVQWLHEKGAPLDDPDVGGRTALGFAAEGGRLDLVRYLVEGGAAVNARDGQQRTPLFHAVLGDHADVMTFLLASGADVNVRDQFGDTPLIVACAKGFGATATLLLEHGADATLRDQEGRTARERSVPGVEPCLRAGPP from the coding sequence ATGAGATCATTGCGCATCCGCTCGTCCGCGTCCGTCTCGCGTGCGCTGCTCGCGCTCACGCTCGCCGGCGCGTGCGGCGGAGAGCCGGTGGCGCCGCCGGCGCGCACGCCGCCCACGACATTACAGGCGCCGGCGGCGCCACACCGTCCGCTGGGCATGGACGAGCCCCGGAAGGCCCAGCCCTTCACGATCGACCAGCGCCTGCTCGACGCCGTCCGCCGCGGCGATCGCCCGACGCTGGAGCGCGCCCTCGAGCTCGGCGCCAGCGTCCAGGCGAAGGACGACCTGCAGCGCGGGTGCGTCCTGCTCGCCACCAAGGACGCCGGCGACCTCGCGCTCGTACAATGGCTCCACGAGAAGGGTGCCCCCCTCGACGACCCCGACGTCGGCGGTCGCACGGCGCTCGGCTTCGCGGCCGAGGGCGGGCGGCTGGATCTGGTCCGCTACCTCGTCGAGGGCGGCGCCGCCGTGAACGCCCGCGACGGCCAGCAGCGCACGCCCCTCTTCCATGCGGTGCTCGGCGATCACGCCGACGTGATGACGTTCCTCCTCGCCTCGGGGGCCGACGTGAACGTCCGCGACCAGTTCGGCGACACGCCGCTCATCGTCGCGTGTGCGAAGGGCTTCGGGGCGACGGCCACGCTCCTCCTCGAGCACGGCGCGGACGCGACGCTGCGCGACCAGGAGGGCCGTACCGCGCGCGAGCGCAGCGTGCCCGGCGTCGAGCCCTGTCTGCGCGCGGGGCCGCCCTGA
- a CDS encoding pectin acetylesterase-family hydrolase has protein sequence MNDRRGVRGWKAGLLAIALAVATLPRGAAAIGIEDVVDGGNTYAWVRVELPGTFCSDGSQYRFWYYDSPTSNNMVISFEGGGACWDYPSCSGQAGILGAAHPNGIPADYITSFEPQYVSPIVNGADPGIPGRPKNPIVTNGWDVVYMPYCTGDTHVGNNVVTYTDPTGQNPPIVFRHVGYNNTVAAMNFLHTRFPTINKLLVTGFSAGGVASAAGYYQVRRTLNPTKGYLLDDSGPIFPAPNSSYSSYQLHQTIKTAWNLQSLYNQLPASFNQSNFGSINGVVATQFPGDQMAYAGYSSDYNFSRFSYERFFPGITKAQVLSRWRTDQTNLINQIKAYSNWSYHVPWERPINDSHCVSIITFIGSHACPTVRKKYWYEVLEWPWTQSWKCPSGFTPFETFLAGWINSNQQRRIVEPENYYNDEDPGMQIVGPLINDALAGA, from the coding sequence ATGAACGATCGGCGTGGTGTCCGAGGTTGGAAGGCCGGGCTGCTGGCGATCGCCCTGGCCGTGGCAACGCTGCCGCGCGGCGCGGCGGCGATCGGCATCGAGGACGTGGTCGACGGCGGGAACACCTACGCCTGGGTGCGCGTCGAGCTGCCGGGAACGTTCTGCAGCGACGGCTCGCAGTATCGCTTCTGGTACTACGACTCGCCGACGTCGAACAACATGGTCATCTCGTTCGAGGGCGGCGGAGCGTGCTGGGACTACCCGAGCTGCAGCGGGCAGGCGGGCATCCTCGGGGCCGCGCACCCGAACGGCATCCCGGCCGACTACATCACGTCGTTCGAGCCGCAGTACGTCTCGCCGATCGTGAACGGCGCCGATCCGGGCATCCCGGGCCGGCCGAAGAACCCGATCGTCACCAACGGCTGGGACGTCGTCTACATGCCGTACTGCACGGGCGACACGCACGTCGGCAACAACGTCGTCACGTACACCGATCCGACGGGCCAGAACCCGCCGATCGTGTTCCGCCACGTGGGCTACAACAACACGGTGGCGGCGATGAACTTCCTGCACACGCGCTTCCCGACCATCAACAAGCTCCTGGTCACCGGCTTCAGCGCCGGCGGCGTCGCGAGCGCGGCGGGCTACTACCAGGTGCGGCGAACCCTCAATCCCACCAAGGGCTATCTCCTCGACGATTCCGGACCGATCTTCCCGGCACCGAACTCGAGCTACAGCTCCTACCAGCTCCACCAGACCATCAAGACCGCGTGGAACCTGCAGTCGCTCTACAACCAGCTTCCGGCGTCGTTCAACCAGAGCAACTTCGGCAGCATCAACGGCGTCGTGGCGACGCAGTTCCCGGGCGACCAGATGGCGTACGCGGGCTACTCGAGCGACTACAACTTCTCGCGCTTCTCGTACGAGCGGTTCTTCCCGGGCATCACCAAGGCCCAGGTGCTGTCGCGCTGGCGCACCGACCAGACGAACCTCATCAACCAGATCAAGGCGTACTCCAATTGGAGCTACCACGTGCCGTGGGAGCGTCCGATCAACGACAGCCACTGCGTCTCGATCATCACCTTCATCGGCAGTCACGCGTGCCCGACCGTGCGCAAGAAGTACTGGTACGAGGTGCTCGAGTGGCCGTGGACGCAATCGTGGAAGTGCCCGAGCGGCTTCACGCCGTTCGAGACGTTCCTGGCCGGGTGGATCAACAGCAACCAGCAGCGCCGGATCGTCGAGCCCGAGAACTACTACAACGACGAGGATCCGGGCATGCAGATCGTCGGCCCGCTCATCAACGACGCGCTCGCCGGCGCCTGA
- a CDS encoding ammonium transporter: protein MMELAKRTCGVLLLASVLAPALASVARAEDAPSLPAYFTATNADAEKPTWPDPTGAASGVWATPAGDGKGDVPSGLALGDVYDRVVHNLFAINYVWALVTGFLVMFMQAGFMFVETGLCRAKNAAHTSAMNFMIYPLGCIAFWAYGFALGWGNWWNGPVPPGWYPSLGPGLSVLNSGVGLGGDGTNSVFTYGLFGTKGFFLTSAVNDTAVMVLFFFMMVFMDTTATIPTGVMAERWAWKNFLIYGLWVALPYCIYANWLWGGGWLAQGGINWGLGHGAVDFAGSGVVHGMGGIIGLAGGMVLGPRIGKYDSKGKPHALPGHNVPMVVLGTFILAFGWFGFNPGSTLAGTDLRISFIVVNTLLASITAAIGAHVALSFKGLKPDPSMLCNGMLAGLVAITAPCAFVNPVGAAIIGFIAGLLVVFSVFFFERVGVDDVVGAISVHGTNGLWGVLSVGIFATGEYGAGWNGVVREEMVKMYGSDGVRGLLYGDFSQFIMQSIDCIVLAVFGFVMAYVWFKVSNLITPIRVSAETELEGLDGPEMGAHGYPDFQIHPGQAH, encoded by the coding sequence ATGATGGAACTCGCAAAGCGAACGTGCGGAGTGTTGCTGCTCGCGTCGGTGCTCGCGCCGGCGCTGGCGAGCGTGGCGCGGGCGGAGGACGCCCCGTCGCTGCCGGCGTACTTCACGGCGACGAACGCCGACGCCGAAAAGCCGACCTGGCCCGACCCGACGGGGGCGGCATCAGGTGTCTGGGCGACGCCTGCCGGCGACGGCAAGGGTGACGTGCCGAGCGGCCTCGCCCTCGGCGACGTCTACGATCGCGTCGTGCACAACCTCTTCGCGATCAACTACGTCTGGGCGCTGGTCACCGGCTTCCTCGTCATGTTCATGCAGGCCGGCTTCATGTTCGTCGAGACGGGCCTCTGCCGCGCGAAGAACGCAGCCCACACCTCGGCGATGAACTTCATGATCTACCCGCTCGGTTGCATCGCCTTCTGGGCCTACGGCTTCGCGCTCGGCTGGGGCAACTGGTGGAACGGCCCCGTACCGCCAGGGTGGTATCCCTCGCTCGGCCCCGGCCTGTCGGTGTTGAACAGCGGCGTGGGGCTCGGCGGGGACGGCACGAACAGCGTGTTCACGTACGGTCTCTTCGGCACGAAGGGTTTCTTCCTCACCAGCGCGGTCAACGACACGGCGGTCATGGTCCTCTTCTTCTTCATGATGGTGTTCATGGACACGACCGCCACGATCCCCACCGGTGTCATGGCGGAGCGCTGGGCGTGGAAGAACTTCTTGATCTACGGCCTCTGGGTTGCGCTGCCATACTGCATCTACGCGAACTGGCTGTGGGGCGGCGGGTGGCTCGCTCAGGGCGGCATCAACTGGGGGCTCGGGCACGGCGCGGTGGACTTCGCGGGATCGGGGGTAGTGCACGGGATGGGCGGAATCATAGGGCTCGCCGGCGGAATGGTCCTAGGCCCGCGCATCGGCAAGTACGACTCGAAGGGCAAGCCGCACGCTCTTCCAGGCCACAACGTCCCGATGGTGGTCCTCGGCACGTTCATCCTCGCGTTCGGGTGGTTCGGCTTCAACCCTGGATCGACGCTCGCCGGCACGGATCTTCGCATCAGCTTCATCGTCGTGAACACGTTGCTCGCGAGCATCACCGCTGCGATCGGCGCGCATGTCGCGTTGAGCTTCAAGGGCCTGAAGCCGGACCCGTCGATGCTCTGCAACGGCATGCTCGCAGGGCTGGTCGCCATCACGGCCCCGTGCGCGTTCGTCAATCCGGTGGGTGCGGCCATCATCGGATTCATCGCCGGCCTTCTGGTCGTCTTCAGTGTGTTTTTCTTCGAGAGGGTCGGAGTCGACGACGTCGTGGGCGCCATCTCCGTACACGGCACGAATGGCCTCTGGGGTGTGCTGTCGGTCGGTATCTTCGCCACCGGCGAGTACGGCGCGGGTTGGAACGGTGTCGTGCGCGAGGAGATGGTGAAGATGTACGGCTCGGACGGGGTGCGCGGGCTCCTCTACGGCGACTTCTCCCAGTTCATCATGCAGAGCATCGACTGCATCGTGCTGGCCGTGTTCGGCTTCGTCATGGCGTACGTCTGGTTCAAGGTGAGCAACTTGATCACGCCGATTCGCGTGAGCGCGGAGACGGAGCTCGAGGGGCTCGACGGTCCAGAGATGGGCGCGCACGGCTACCCCGACTTCCAGATCCACCCGGGCCAGGCGCACTAG
- a CDS encoding P-II family nitrogen regulator — MKKIEAIIKPFKLDDVKDALAKAGVQGLTVTEVKGFGRQKGHTELYRGAEYVVDFLPKVKVEIVLDEAKVAQVTEVIEKAARTGSIGDGKIFVLPIDEALRIRTGERGGNAV; from the coding sequence ATGAAGAAGATCGAAGCGATCATCAAACCCTTCAAGCTCGACGACGTGAAGGACGCGCTGGCCAAGGCCGGCGTGCAGGGTCTCACCGTGACCGAGGTGAAGGGCTTCGGCCGCCAGAAGGGTCACACCGAGCTCTACCGGGGCGCAGAGTACGTCGTCGACTTCCTGCCCAAGGTGAAGGTCGAGATCGTGCTCGACGAAGCGAAGGTCGCCCAGGTGACCGAGGTGATCGAGAAGGCCGCACGGACGGGCAGCATCGGCGACGGGAAGATCTTCGTCCTTCCCATCGACGAGGCGCTCCGCATCCGGACCGGCGAACGCGGCGGCAACGCCGTCTGA
- a CDS encoding NAD(P)/FAD-dependent oxidoreductase, with product MNRPLADAPITEDDAFLAAALEHASVPTLLMSIVHLTGDASILDGPIRPQRTMPGDVDGGLSDADRAAVRSMALAALRAHRDRGGTLPPPPSPATIRSMMSFMVGEEVPDEYVPMFLEEMALDGADARGVAWDGVPAERRERLRVVVIGAGMSGLLAAIRLEQARIPYVVLEKNEGVGGTWLENSYPGCRVDVANHFYCYSFEPNHDWPEFFSQRNELRDYFERCADRYGVRARIRFGTEVLAARWNDAEARWELRIRSRGREETLLANAIVSAVGALNRPRLPDIPGRESFAGPAFHSAEWQHQHDLAGKRVAVIGTGASAFQLAPEIAKTARRLIVFQRSPPWMVPNPRYHAKIGDAKKWLLRHVPYYARWYRFLLFWPGSDGLMPSLVVDPEWPHPERSVNAMNDAMREFFTQYMAEQIGDDPELLAKVVPRYPPFVKRMLQDDGTWLATLKRDNVDLVVEPIAEITSRGVRCADGAEHVVDAIIYATGFHANRFLWPMEIAGRSGATLREVWGDEPRAYLGITVPDFPNLFCLYGPGTNLAHAGSIIFHSECQVRYVIGCLATLLRGGFSAMECRRDVHDAYAARFDARHDTMVWSHAGTGSWYKNARGRVLTTSPWRLVDYWAWTRTPGPGDYDLR from the coding sequence ATGAATCGACCGCTCGCCGATGCCCCCATCACCGAGGACGACGCGTTCCTCGCCGCCGCGCTCGAGCACGCGAGCGTACCGACGCTGCTCATGTCGATCGTCCACCTGACCGGCGACGCGTCGATCCTGGACGGACCGATCCGGCCGCAACGCACGATGCCGGGCGACGTCGACGGGGGGCTGTCCGACGCCGACCGGGCCGCCGTGCGGTCGATGGCGCTCGCGGCGCTGCGCGCCCATCGCGATCGCGGCGGCACGCTGCCGCCACCTCCGTCACCGGCGACCATTCGCAGCATGATGAGCTTCATGGTCGGCGAAGAGGTTCCCGACGAGTACGTCCCGATGTTCCTGGAGGAGATGGCGCTCGATGGCGCCGACGCCCGCGGCGTCGCTTGGGACGGTGTGCCGGCGGAGCGCCGTGAGCGCTTGCGCGTCGTCGTCATCGGCGCCGGCATGTCGGGCCTGCTGGCCGCGATCCGGCTCGAGCAGGCCCGGATCCCATACGTCGTGCTGGAGAAGAACGAGGGAGTCGGCGGCACCTGGCTCGAGAACAGCTATCCGGGGTGCCGCGTCGACGTCGCCAACCACTTCTATTGCTACTCGTTCGAGCCGAACCACGACTGGCCGGAGTTCTTCTCGCAGCGAAACGAGCTGCGCGACTACTTCGAGCGGTGCGCCGATCGCTACGGTGTGCGGGCGCGCATCCGCTTCGGCACCGAGGTCCTCGCGGCGCGCTGGAACGACGCCGAGGCCCGGTGGGAGCTGCGGATCCGATCCCGGGGCCGGGAGGAGACGCTCCTCGCCAACGCGATCGTCAGCGCCGTCGGGGCCCTCAACCGCCCTCGCCTCCCCGACATTCCCGGACGCGAGTCGTTCGCCGGTCCCGCGTTCCATTCGGCCGAGTGGCAGCACCAGCACGACCTCGCCGGCAAGCGCGTCGCGGTGATCGGCACGGGCGCGAGCGCCTTCCAGCTCGCGCCCGAGATCGCCAAGACGGCGCGCCGCCTCATCGTCTTCCAGCGCTCGCCGCCGTGGATGGTGCCGAACCCGCGCTACCACGCGAAGATCGGCGATGCGAAGAAGTGGCTCCTGCGGCACGTGCCGTACTATGCGCGCTGGTATCGCTTCCTGCTCTTCTGGCCCGGCTCGGACGGTTTGATGCCGTCGCTCGTCGTCGACCCCGAGTGGCCGCACCCCGAGCGGTCGGTCAACGCCATGAACGACGCCATGCGCGAGTTCTTCACGCAGTACATGGCCGAGCAGATCGGCGACGACCCGGAGCTGCTCGCCAAGGTCGTGCCGCGCTACCCGCCGTTCGTGAAGCGCATGCTGCAGGACGACGGAACCTGGCTCGCGACGCTGAAGCGCGACAACGTCGACCTCGTCGTAGAGCCGATCGCGGAGATCACGTCCCGCGGCGTGCGCTGCGCGGACGGCGCGGAGCACGTCGTCGACGCGATCATCTACGCGACCGGCTTCCACGCGAACCGATTCCTGTGGCCGATGGAGATCGCCGGGCGCAGCGGTGCCACGCTGCGCGAGGTATGGGGCGACGAGCCGCGCGCCTACCTCGGCATCACCGTCCCGGACTTCCCGAATCTCTTCTGTCTGTACGGACCCGGAACCAATCTCGCGCACGCCGGCAGCATCATCTTCCACTCCGAGTGCCAGGTCCGTTACGTGATCGGCTGCCTGGCGACGCTGCTGCGCGGAGGGTTCTCGGCCATGGAGTGCCGGCGCGACGTCCACGACGCGTACGCCGCGCGTTTCGACGCACGCCACGACACGATGGTGTGGTCCCACGCAGGCACCGGGAGCTGGTACAAGAACGCCCGTGGCCGCGTGCTGACGACCTCGCCCTGGCGGCTCGTCGACTACTGGGCCTGGACCCGCACGCCGGGGCCGGGCGACTACGACCTCCGTTGA